CAGCACGATCGGTTTCTCCGTCCGGCACGCCATGATCTCCAAGGTCCGCGGAAGGTTCGACCGTTTCGAGGGCCTTCTCAGACTCGACGGCTCCGACCCGTCCCGTTCCGAGGCGTACGTGAGTGTCCAGACCGACAGTCTGGACACGGGGGTCCAGGAGCGCGACGCGCACCTGGGAGGACCCTCCTTCTTCGACTCCGCGACGTTTCCCCTGATGAGCTTCCGCTCGACCGGCATCGTCCCGCTCGGCGACGACGAGTTCCGCCTCACGGGCAGTCTGCGCATCAAGGACATCGAACTGCCCCTGAACATCGACGTGGTCTTCGGCGGAGCCGGCGACGACGCCTACGGGCAGCACCGGGTCGGCTTCGAGGGCACGGCCACCCTGCGGCGTTCGGACTGGGGGCTGGCCTGGAACACGCCGCTGGAGACGGGGGGTGTCCTCATCAGCGACAAGGTGACTCTGACCCTGGACGTCTCGGCGGTGCGGGTCGACCAGCACGCGGCCTGACGGGAAGCCGATGTGGGTGGGCGGGTGGTCCCGGTTCCGGGACCACCCGCCCACCCACATCGGTGACGGTCGACGACGGCACCGCGCTCAGGCGGCGGTTTCCGTCGCAGCCGACTCGCGTGCCGCGCGCCGCTGCATCGCACGGCGCTCCCCCTCCGTCGTGCCGCCCCAAATGCCCTCGACCGGGCCCGCGTCGACGGCCCACGCCAGGCACTGCTCCGTCACGGGGCAACGCCGGCAGACGGCCTTCGCCTCGTCCGTCTGGAACGCCACCGGACCACTGTTGACGCTGCCTATCGGGAAGAAAAGATCGGGATCTCGGCGTAGGCAGAGGCCCCGTGCACGCCAATCCATGAACACCTCCTGCGTGAGGAACAAACACCGGTTCGGGGGGTGGCTCGTCGTGAGGGAACGCCAGGAACGCGGTGGGCGATACATCACCCTTTCCCCGTGAAAGACCGAACGGTCGACGCGTGTGTGACATCGGGCCGGTACCGACCGGCAGCCCCCCGTCCGCCCAGCCGTCGAGCGTGCCGGCTACGGGGCGGGGTCGACTGCCCGCTCTGCGAAGGTCCGGCAAGAAATGCACCGCAAACCTGTCACGAAGCGCCCGCGCCGCCGGTCACTTGGAGCGGAGGTGACTGCACCACCTCGCCAGAACCCTCAGTACGCCCGGCCGCCACCCTCGCGGTCCTCGACAGACGGCCACACGGTCGCATCCGCGAAAACACCGGTACCAGAGAGACGGAGACCAAAGGATCATGCATCCAGAGGCGCCCCCCGTGGAAGGCGACATGAGCGAGGCCGTTTCCATATTCGTAGAGCTGCGGCCACGTCTCTTCGGCATCGCCTATCGCGTGCTGGGCAGTGCGGTGGAGGCCGAGGACGTCGTCCAGGAGGTGTGGCTGCGCTGGCAGAGGACCGACCGTTCCGTCGTGGTCAGCCCCGTGGCGTTCCTGTCGAGTACCACCACACGGCTGGCCATCAACGTGGCCCAGTCGGCCCGCGTCCGCCGCGAGACCTACATCGGTCCGTGGCTGCCCGAGCCCGTCGACACCAGCAATGACCCGGAGGTCGGCGCCGAACGGGCGGAGGCGCTGGAACTCGCCCTGCTCCTGCTGCTGGAGAGGCTGCCCCCGACCGAGCGCGCCGCGTACGTCCTGAGGGAAGCCTTCGACTACGCCTATCCCGAGATCGCGCGCATCCTGCAACTGAGCGTCGTCAACGTGAGGAAGATCGTCAGCCGGGCTCGCAAACACCTCACCGACGACCAGCGGGACAGCGTCGACGCCGCCGAGCACCGGAAGCTGCTCAACGCGTTCGTCGCCGCCGCCCGGCAGGGGGACGTCGCCTCGCTGGAGGCACTGCTCACGCCGGACGCGGTCAGTCTGTCCGACGGGAACGGCATCCGGGGAGCGGCTCGCGTTCCCGTCCTGGGCCGTGCCCGCGTGGCGAACCTGTCGACCGCCTATCCACGGTTCTGGCCGACGGTCGAGGTGGAGCCGGTCGAGGCGAACGGACGAAGCGGAATCCTGCTCCACCGGGACGGCCGGCCCACCACCTTCATGACCATCGCCGCCACGTACCGGGGCGTTCATCAGGTGATGTGGGTCTTCAACCCGAGAAAGATCGCCGCCTTCGTCGGCTCCCGCTCCCGCTGTGCGGCCGTCCCCGGTGTCTGAGACCGACCTCGGTGCGACATGTCAGGGATGTCAACGGTTCCAGGAGCGCAGTTTGTCGGGGTTGAGGACGACCCAGACCTGTACGACTCGGGAGCCGGCCATGTCGAGGGTGACGACTGCGGCGACCTGGTCGTCGTAGCGAGCGATCAGACCAGTGCGTCCGTTGACGGGGTAGGTCTGCAGGGTGGTGCGCGGGTGCCGGGCGAGCAGGGTCAGCAGACTCCGGGCGACCCCTTCGCTGCCGGTGACGGGCCGCGTCAGCGCACGGACCTTGCCTCCGCCGTCGAAGAATGCGGTGACGTCGGGGGTCAGCAGGGACGCCAGACGTTCGGTGTCCTCATCGGCGCACGCCTGCCGTACGGCGTGGGCGATCTCGTCCTGCCGACGCGGTGGAGTCGGCTCTGCGCGGCGGGCCCGGAGGCTGTGACGGGCCCGGTTCGCAGGCTCGGTCCACTCCGGTCCGGACTGTCCCACGACGCCCTCGACCGTGCCTGTTGCCATGCCCAAGACGTCGTCGAGCACGAACGCCGCTCTCTCGGCCGGCGACAGCGTGTTCCACGGCCGCAGCAGCTCCGCGCCGACATCGCTCGCCGGGGCGGTGTCTGTCCGGCCCCTCTCCCGAGGGGAACCCTGTGCGGCACCGGGAGGGTCGGGCAGAGACAGCCGCGCCAGGCAGATGGTCCCCACGATCCGGCTGAGCCAGGCTCGTGGCGCCGTTATCCCCGCCCGCTGGCGATCGGAGAGCCCGTACCACTCCCGGTACGCCTCGTCGATGACGCGCTCGGCCGCGATGCGGCTGCCCAGCATCCAGTGAGCGACCTCCAGCAGATGCCGCCGCTCGTCGAGCAACTCCGCGATCGGCATGGTGTCACCGACAGGTTCCATGCGGCCTTCTCCCTCCGAACGGCCCCTCGGCGCCCTTGCCACTGCGGCGGCGTACGCACCGGAACGTTACCGGCGGTGGCCCAGGACGCCGCCTCCGTCTCTCGGGGAAAAGCACGACGTCCTCGCTCTGTCGGTTTGACAGCTAGACCGGACTCGGGCAGGGGTTGTGACATCCCCGCAGCGGAACGTACTTCCACCTGACCCTGCCCGTCCGATCTACCCCGAGCCGCCGCTCACACACTCATCTCCCGAAGAGATCGGTGTGCGACATGTTGGATGTCAGTGACCACTGAGGGCAGTTCGTCGTGGAGGTCCTCGACGTCGTGCCATGCACGCTTCCCTGACGCTGCGAACTGCACCAGCGCAGCGCGGCACGACGGGCTGTCACAGCTCTCCCCACTGCCCGGTCTATGTCTCGACGGCTTGCGGCGGTGTCCGCCCGAGCCCCGCAGCGAAGAGGGAGAAGCATGGCTCGGCAGGGACACACGTCAGCCGCTGCGTTCGAGCGATCGCTGTTCGAGAGAGGCCCGTCCAGGGGCTTCCGGCACGAGCTGAGGAAGGACCAGAGGATGCCCCGAAGCACAGATCGGCGGACCGATCCGGCCGCCGCCGTCGCGTCGCTCGCGGCGGAGGCCGCCCTGCTCGAGGGGCGGCTGAGTCTGCTCCGGGAAGCTATCGACACGGTGGACGCCCGCATCGACGCGGTCTCCAAGGCCCTCAGGCAACTGCAGCATTCGGTGGCCGTGCCCGCCGACGGCAAGGCGCGCTCGGACGAGGCGAGTGACACCGGGCTCGATCATTCGACGACGCGCCGTCCGTGACGGATCGGGCGGGCAGAGCCGGTGAGGCGTCGCGGTGGGTGCGATGTGCTCCGCCGCCGCCCGCCCGCTCCCTTCCCGACCGGCGCGGGCCGCTTCCTGTGATGCCCGGGTAGCATCCCCGGTGCTGGGCCGGGAAGCTGAGCCGGCGCAGCCGGCGGCCCCGCCGGAACAGGGGTTGAGGACGAGAGGAACGCACGGTCTCCATGGCCTCCAAGGCTCGCACCATCGAGATCACCGCCGAGAGCCTCCAGGAGGACCTGGCCCGGCTGGAGGTTCAGAAGCAGGCGCTGGAGCGGGAACTGGCTGCCGTCGCAGCTCACCTCGGCTCCGTACAGCGAGCCCTCAGCGCCCTCCAGGCCCTCGTGCCCGCGTCCGCTCCGTCGTCCGCAGCACCCGGTCCGGTGGACATGCCTTCGACGGTGGAGCCGGCGCCCGCGCGACACGCGACGCCTGCGGACACGACCGAGGACGCCGACGAGAGCCGGGCGCCGGCCGGCCACACCGACGCCGACGCCGACGCCGCGAAGAAGTACGGCAGGCTCACCGAACAGATCCTGGCGTACTTCGCCAAGACCGAAGACGTCGACGTCCGTGCCCGCGACGTCGCATCCGCTCTGGGCCGTGACACCGACAGCGGCAGCATCAATGCCGTCCGGAGCACACTCGACCGTCTGGTCGGCACCTCCCGCGTCCGCCGTGTCGGCCGCGGCCTGTACCGCGCGGTCAAGCCCTGAGCCGACGGTGGGCTGCGCCACGTCGGGCGATGTCGCCGTTCTCCTCGTGGGTCAGTAGCCGTTCCGGGCAGCAGGTGCTCACAGCGGGACGCCCGCCGCCCGGCCGTGTCGAGGACGGCCTATCCGGCGACAACGTCCGTGGCTTCTTCGCTCCGATGGGGGTCGCCGCCGGAGACGAAGGCCTTCCTCGGCCGCTGGACCGAGACCAGGGAGACGATGTCGCGGCCGTAGAACGCGGCGGTGGCCCACACGGCGAACACGCGTGCCTTGCGCTCCCAGCTCGGTACGGCCAGGACGTGGTAGCCCCGGTGCATCAGCCAGGCCGGGAAGCCCTTGATGACCAGCCGCCGGTACTGGAAGATGCCACGGCCCAGCCCCAGCGTGGCCACCACCCCCAGACTGTGGTGCACGTAGTTCTTGGTCGGCCGGCCGCGCAGTGACGCCAGGATGTTCTTCGCCAGACGCTTGCCCTGGCGGACGGCGTGCTGGGCGTTGGGCACCGTGCGGGCGTCCGGTCGTCCGGCCGCGAGATCCGGCACCGAGGCGTCGTCGCCGGCCGCCCAGACGTCCGCCACGACTTCGGTGTCCGTACCGACTCGAAGATCCGCACGCACGGTCAGCAGACCACGTTCGTCGACGGGAAGGTCGCTGTGGTTGTGCACGATCGGGTTGGAGGCGTTGCCCGCCGTCCACACGAGCAGACCCGAGTCGTACTCCTCTCCGTCCGACAGCACGACGTGTCCGTCCTTCGCGGAGACGAGCTGGGTGTTCAGATGCACCCGCGCACCCCGCTTCTCCAGCGAGCGCACCACCCACTCACCGGGCCGGTCGGTGACCTCGGGCAGGATGCGGCCCCGGGCCTCGACCAGATGGAAGGCCAGTTCCTCCGCGCCGATCTCCGGATAGTG
This region of Streptomyces chromofuscus genomic DNA includes:
- a CDS encoding YceI family protein, which translates into the protein MVRRDQAVPPGQGPYPGVTGNYTIDLVHSTIGFSVRHAMISKVRGRFDRFEGLLRLDGSDPSRSEAYVSVQTDSLDTGVQERDAHLGGPSFFDSATFPLMSFRSTGIVPLGDDEFRLTGSLRIKDIELPLNIDVVFGGAGDDAYGQHRVGFEGTATLRRSDWGLAWNTPLETGGVLISDKVTLTLDVSAVRVDQHAA
- a CDS encoding WhiB family transcriptional regulator, coding for MDWRARGLCLRRDPDLFFPIGSVNSGPVAFQTDEAKAVCRRCPVTEQCLAWAVDAGPVEGIWGGTTEGERRAMQRRAARESAATETAA
- a CDS encoding RNA polymerase sigma-70 factor; this encodes MHPEAPPVEGDMSEAVSIFVELRPRLFGIAYRVLGSAVEAEDVVQEVWLRWQRTDRSVVVSPVAFLSSTTTRLAINVAQSARVRRETYIGPWLPEPVDTSNDPEVGAERAEALELALLLLLERLPPTERAAYVLREAFDYAYPEIARILQLSVVNVRKIVSRARKHLTDDQRDSVDAAEHRKLLNAFVAAARQGDVASLEALLTPDAVSLSDGNGIRGAARVPVLGRARVANLSTAYPRFWPTVEVEPVEANGRSGILLHRDGRPTTFMTIAATYRGVHQVMWVFNPRKIAAFVGSRSRCAAVPGV
- a CDS encoding sigma-70 family RNA polymerase sigma factor family protein; amino-acid sequence: MEPVGDTMPIAELLDERRHLLEVAHWMLGSRIAAERVIDEAYREWYGLSDRQRAGITAPRAWLSRIVGTICLARLSLPDPPGAAQGSPRERGRTDTAPASDVGAELLRPWNTLSPAERAAFVLDDVLGMATGTVEGVVGQSGPEWTEPANRARHSLRARRAEPTPPRRQDEIAHAVRQACADEDTERLASLLTPDVTAFFDGGGKVRALTRPVTGSEGVARSLLTLLARHPRTTLQTYPVNGRTGLIARYDDQVAAVVTLDMAGSRVVQVWVVLNPDKLRSWNR
- a CDS encoding NAD(P)/FAD-dependent oxidoreductase, which encodes MREILIVGGGYAGFYTAWGLEKKLRPGEARVTVVDPRPYMTYQPFLPEVVAGSVEARHAAVSLRRHLHRTRLISGSVTEIRNSAHTVTIRPDTGPDFDLHYDVLVVTAGAVTRTFPIPGLSDQAYGLKHVEEAVAIRDRLLTSFDRAATLPRGPERRKLLTVTVVGGGFSGVEGFGELLGLATALLKHYPEIGAEELAFHLVEARGRILPEVTDRPGEWVVRSLEKRGARVHLNTQLVSAKDGHVVLSDGEEYDSGLLVWTAGNASNPIVHNHSDLPVDERGLLTVRADLRVGTDTEVVADVWAAGDDASVPDLAAGRPDARTVPNAQHAVRQGKRLAKNILASLRGRPTKNYVHHSLGVVATLGLGRGIFQYRRLVIKGFPAWLMHRGYHVLAVPSWERKARVFAVWATAAFYGRDIVSLVSVQRPRKAFVSGGDPHRSEEATDVVAG